A region of Prochlorococcus marinus subsp. pastoris str. CCMP1986 DNA encodes the following proteins:
- a CDS encoding R-phycoerythrin subunit beta produces the protein MTVSKSNQILSNDRDLENISNKNIEDIKEFINTANSRLDAIDSITNNSHAIAADAVTAMICENQDSVNTKISLDTTNKMSVCLRDGEIILRIVSYLLISDDESVLSKNCLKDLKNTYLALGVPLKNAIRVFELMRDATISDLKSTVNSMKGEKEFLSDLISNTEFQFERIINLLR, from the coding sequence ATGACAGTTTCAAAGAGTAATCAAATTTTATCAAATGATAGAGATTTAGAAAATATAAGTAATAAAAATATTGAAGACATAAAAGAATTTATTAATACTGCAAACTCAAGATTAGATGCAATAGATTCAATAACAAATAATTCTCACGCAATTGCCGCTGATGCTGTGACTGCAATGATTTGTGAAAATCAAGATTCAGTTAATACAAAAATATCTTTAGATACCACCAATAAGATGTCTGTTTGTCTAAGAGATGGAGAAATAATTTTAAGGATTGTTTCTTACCTTTTGATTTCTGATGACGAATCAGTTTTATCTAAAAACTGTTTAAAGGATCTTAAAAATACTTATTTGGCCCTTGGTGTACCTCTGAAAAATGCTATCCGAGTTTTTGAATTGATGAGAGATGCAACGATTTCTGATTTAAAGTCTACTGTAAATTCTATGAAAGGAGAAAAAGAATTTCTTTCTGATTTAATTTCTAATACAGAGTTTCAATTTGAGAGAATAATTAATCTTTTAAGATAG
- a CDS encoding photosystem II reaction center protein T, whose amino-acid sequence MEAFAYVLILTLAVVTLFFAVAFRDPPKFDRK is encoded by the coding sequence ATGGAAGCTTTTGCTTACGTTCTTATCTTAACTCTCGCAGTTGTTACTCTATTTTTTGCAGTCGCTTTTAGAGATCCACCTAAATTTGACAGAAAATAA
- a CDS encoding FGGY-family carbohydrate kinase, giving the protein MPDDFFGGLDFGTSGARISIINFKKELKYTNSVSYQYGFKNPNSWINSCEKLLDNLPLDIKKNIVNLAISGTSGTLTACTLRGDPIGEAIPYDQACNENKILIESITVGEDHLQTPYSSLAKALKLIDKFGENIILRHQSDLITGWFLKDWTYGEEGNNIKLGWSLIKESWPKSYLKTSWQKCLPLIIKSGKILGQIDTDLAERFKLNKKILLVSGTTDSNAAFLAAGLGDEEGLTVLGTTIVVKKINKTPIKEKGITTHRVSNKWICGGASNAGCGILSQFFSDLEIKELSRQINPSKNTSLNLLPLNSRGERFPVNNPFLEPILSPRPVSDSLFLHALFEGLARIELKGWEKLYELTGSLPKRIVTTGGGSKNPQWRAIRERIINIPIISCKKTTSFGTALLAINAK; this is encoded by the coding sequence ATGCCAGATGATTTTTTTGGAGGCTTAGATTTTGGGACTAGTGGCGCAAGAATATCCATAATTAATTTTAAAAAGGAATTAAAATATACGAATTCAGTTTCATATCAATATGGCTTTAAAAATCCCAACTCTTGGATTAATTCTTGTGAAAAACTTCTAGATAATTTACCTCTAGATATTAAAAAAAATATTGTTAATTTAGCAATCTCCGGTACTTCTGGAACTTTAACGGCTTGTACTTTAAGAGGGGATCCGATAGGGGAAGCTATACCTTACGACCAAGCATGCAATGAAAACAAAATACTTATTGAATCCATAACGGTTGGAGAAGATCATTTACAAACCCCATACAGTAGTTTGGCTAAAGCATTAAAACTAATAGATAAATTTGGGGAAAATATTATTTTAAGACATCAATCTGACTTGATAACAGGCTGGTTTTTGAAAGATTGGACCTATGGAGAAGAAGGCAATAATATTAAACTTGGTTGGAGTCTAATAAAAGAATCTTGGCCAAAAAGCTATCTCAAAACTTCATGGCAAAAATGCTTACCTTTAATAATTAAAAGTGGAAAAATCTTGGGTCAAATCGATACTGACTTAGCGGAAAGATTCAAATTAAATAAGAAAATATTATTAGTCTCGGGTACAACTGATTCCAATGCAGCTTTTTTAGCTGCAGGATTGGGAGATGAAGAAGGTCTAACAGTTTTAGGAACCACAATCGTAGTTAAAAAAATTAATAAGACCCCGATCAAAGAAAAGGGAATTACAACCCATCGAGTAAGTAATAAATGGATATGTGGAGGGGCATCAAACGCTGGCTGTGGAATTTTATCTCAATTTTTTTCTGATTTAGAAATAAAAGAACTTAGCAGACAAATAAATCCCTCAAAAAACACTTCCCTAAATCTTTTGCCACTTAATAGTAGGGGTGAGAGATTTCCTGTTAATAATCCTTTTTTGGAGCCAATTCTTAGCCCTAGGCCAGTAAGCGACTCACTTTTTTTACATGCATTGTTCGAGGGGTTAGCAAGAATTGAATTAAAAGGTTGGGAAAAACTATATGAGCTGACAGGTTCACTTCCAAAAAGAATTGTTACTACTGGTGGGGGCTCAAAAAATCCTCAATGGAGAGCAATAAGAGAACGGATTATTAATATCCCAATAATTTCATGTAAAAAAACGACTTCATTTGGGACTGCTTTATTAGCAATTAATGCAAAATAA
- a CDS encoding 30S ribosomal protein S1, with translation MIENPSQIVKEISDEKEIENSTIEENTSDTPKEEDLSFDHKDIPSADSSSSRRNNDLDTAGFTQEEFASLLGKYDYNFKPGDLVKGTVFALEPKGAMIDIGAKTAAFMPMQEVSINRVEGLSDVLQPSESREFFIMSEENEDGQLALSIRRIEYQRAWERVRQLQKEDATIYSEVFATNRGGALVRVEGLRGFIPGSHISARKIKEDLEGEYLPLKFLEVDEERNRLVLSHRRALVEKKMNRLEVGEVVIGSVKGIKPYGAFIDIGGVSGLLHISEISHEHIETPHNVLNVNDQMKVMIIDLDSERGRISLSTKALEPEPGDMLTDPQKVFNKAEEMAAKYKQMLLEQTDENEEQTVEIAESV, from the coding sequence ATGATCGAAAATCCTTCCCAAATCGTAAAAGAAATTTCAGACGAAAAAGAAATTGAAAATTCAACCATAGAAGAAAATACTTCAGATACTCCAAAAGAGGAAGATTTATCATTTGACCATAAAGATATTCCCTCTGCAGATTCTTCTTCAAGCAGACGAAATAATGATTTGGATACAGCAGGATTTACTCAAGAAGAGTTTGCATCATTATTAGGAAAGTATGATTATAATTTCAAACCAGGAGATCTTGTAAAAGGTACAGTTTTTGCTTTAGAGCCTAAAGGAGCAATGATAGATATAGGAGCTAAAACTGCAGCTTTTATGCCTATGCAAGAAGTTTCTATAAATAGAGTTGAAGGACTAAGTGATGTTTTACAACCTTCAGAAAGTAGAGAATTTTTTATAATGAGTGAGGAGAATGAAGATGGGCAATTAGCTTTATCTATTAGAAGGATAGAATATCAAAGAGCATGGGAAAGAGTAAGACAATTACAAAAAGAAGATGCAACTATATATTCCGAGGTTTTTGCCACAAACAGGGGAGGGGCTTTAGTCAGAGTTGAAGGACTGAGAGGCTTTATCCCTGGATCTCATATTAGTGCTAGAAAAATAAAAGAAGATTTGGAAGGAGAATATTTACCTTTAAAATTTCTTGAGGTGGATGAAGAAAGAAATAGATTAGTTTTAAGTCATAGAAGAGCTTTAGTTGAGAAAAAAATGAATAGACTTGAAGTCGGAGAAGTTGTTATAGGTTCTGTAAAGGGAATAAAACCTTATGGAGCTTTTATTGATATAGGTGGTGTGAGTGGTCTTCTACATATTTCTGAAATTAGTCATGAACATATTGAAACACCTCATAATGTTTTAAATGTTAATGATCAGATGAAAGTAATGATAATAGACTTAGATTCCGAGAGAGGTAGAATCTCTTTATCAACCAAAGCTCTAGAACCAGAACCAGGCGATATGCTAACTGACCCACAAAAAGTTTTTAATAAAGCTGAAGAAATGGCTGCAAAGTATAAGCAAATGTTACTTGAGCAAACTGATGAGAATGAAGAGCAGACAGTAGAGATTGCAGAAAGCGTATAA
- the psbM gene encoding photosystem II reaction center protein PsbM: METTNFGFVASLLFVGIPTIFLIGLFISTQDGEKSSFYSDSSKGKLGPKR; encoded by the coding sequence ATGGAAACAACAAATTTTGGTTTCGTAGCAAGTCTTCTATTTGTAGGAATACCAACTATTTTCCTTATTGGATTATTTATTTCAACCCAAGATGGAGAAAAATCAAGCTTTTATTCAGATTCTAGCAAAGGGAAACTTGGCCCAAAACGCTAA
- a CDS encoding 2Fe-2S iron-sulfur cluster-binding protein — translation MAIIRFIREGIDIECKPGENLRELVIREKLQLYGLKGILGNCGGVGQCSTCFVSVEGGAKNSLSPLTSVEEEKLNNRPDNWRLACQTLINSSAVILTKPQSPPSNLKDLKESAESKKLPR, via the coding sequence ATGGCAATTATCAGATTCATCCGTGAAGGAATAGATATCGAATGCAAACCTGGAGAAAATTTGAGAGAGTTAGTAATCAGAGAGAAATTACAACTTTATGGATTAAAGGGCATACTTGGAAATTGCGGCGGTGTTGGGCAATGCAGTACTTGTTTTGTTTCTGTTGAAGGGGGAGCGAAAAACTCGCTAAGTCCTCTAACTTCTGTCGAGGAAGAAAAACTCAATAACAGACCTGATAACTGGAGACTTGCCTGTCAAACTCTCATCAATTCATCAGCGGTAATACTTACTAAGCCTCAATCTCCTCCATCAAATTTGAAAGATTTGAAAGAATCTGCTGAAAGCAAAAAATTACCTAGATAA
- the metK gene encoding methionine adenosyltransferase, with translation MSDFIFTSESVTEGHPDKICDQISDAVLDALLSEDPESRVACETVVNTGLCLLTGEITSRAKLDYIKLVRKVIKEIGYEGSKAGGFDSNSCAVLVALDEQSPDISQGVNEADDINEDLENNTGAGDQGIMFGYACDETPELMPLPISLAHRLAIQLAKVRHEKVLDYLLPDGKTQVSIDYKKGVPVSINTILISTQHTAEIDGITNEEEIRQKIKEDLWINVVLPATEDLEIKPSNQKTRFLVNPTGKFVVGGPQGDAGLTGRKIIVDTYGGYARHGGGAFSGKDPTKVDRSAAYAARYVAKSIVKAKLAKKAEVQLSYAIGVAKPISILVETFGTGIISQDNLKELIKNNFDLRPAAIIKEFDLRNLPKKMGGEFFRKTASYGHFGRNDLNLPWERVEEKSAQLVEASKILL, from the coding sequence ATGAGTGATTTTATTTTTACTTCTGAATCTGTTACGGAGGGTCATCCAGACAAGATATGTGATCAAATCAGTGACGCTGTTTTAGATGCTTTATTGAGTGAAGACCCAGAAAGTAGAGTTGCTTGCGAAACAGTAGTCAATACAGGTCTTTGCTTACTTACAGGTGAAATAACTTCTAGAGCAAAGCTAGATTATATAAAACTTGTCAGAAAAGTAATTAAAGAAATTGGATATGAAGGTTCAAAAGCTGGAGGTTTTGACTCAAATAGCTGCGCCGTTTTAGTAGCTCTTGACGAGCAATCACCTGATATTTCCCAAGGAGTAAATGAAGCAGATGATATTAATGAGGACTTGGAAAATAATACTGGGGCTGGTGATCAGGGGATAATGTTTGGCTATGCATGTGATGAAACACCTGAATTAATGCCATTACCAATAAGCTTGGCACACAGATTAGCAATACAACTTGCAAAAGTAAGACATGAGAAAGTTCTTGATTATCTTCTACCTGATGGAAAAACTCAAGTAAGTATTGATTATAAAAAAGGTGTCCCAGTTTCAATAAACACCATTTTAATTTCAACTCAACATACTGCTGAGATTGATGGAATTACAAATGAAGAAGAAATTCGTCAAAAGATAAAAGAAGATTTATGGATCAATGTTGTATTGCCAGCAACAGAAGATTTAGAAATCAAACCATCAAATCAAAAGACCAGATTCCTGGTAAACCCCACAGGTAAATTTGTAGTAGGGGGACCTCAAGGAGATGCGGGACTTACTGGTAGAAAAATTATTGTAGATACTTATGGAGGATATGCAAGGCATGGAGGGGGGGCATTCTCTGGTAAAGATCCTACTAAAGTTGATAGGTCAGCTGCATATGCTGCACGTTATGTCGCTAAAAGTATCGTGAAAGCAAAATTAGCAAAAAAAGCAGAAGTACAATTAAGTTATGCCATTGGAGTTGCCAAACCAATTTCAATTCTTGTTGAAACATTTGGTACTGGTATTATTTCTCAAGATAATTTGAAAGAACTAATTAAAAACAACTTTGATTTAAGGCCTGCAGCAATAATAAAAGAGTTTGATCTAAGAAATCTTCCCAAAAAAATGGGTGGGGAATTTTTCAGAAAAACTGCATCTTATGGACACTTTGGTAGAAATGATCTAAATCTTCCTTGGGAACGTGTTGAAGAAAAATCAGCCCAATTAGTAGAGGCCTCAAAAATACTTTTATAA
- a CDS encoding UvrD-helicase domain-containing protein: MHQTNNFLFKSLNNAQLNAVKHINGPLLVVAGAGSGKTKALTHRIANLIENNSVDPHNILAVTFTNKAAKEMKARLQVLLAQEIALNQFGQPWSTLKEFDQNQLRTNIDQERLRDLWIGTFHALFSRLLRYDIEKYQDPEGLTWTRQFSIYDETDSQTLVKEIVGQDMSLDPKRFDPKKIKRAISNAKNQCFTANDLEEKADNHFDKVIADAYRRYRISLSKNNALDFDDLLLLPVFLLRQNDLVRDYWHKRFQHVLVDEYQDTNRTQYELIKLITAGNTEPNKFCEWNDRSIFVVGDADQSIYSFRAADFRILIGFQEDFKNSSNNNQKASLVKLEENYRSSSNILTAANSLIENNTERIDKVLRSTREEGELLKLLSCDDEISEAEAITTKLRSLNNYNNQPIWKNFAILYRTRAQSRVLEESLVRWRIPYTIFGGLRFYDRREVKDAVAYLKVLVNSSDNISLLRIINVPRRGIGKTTIQKLNELSNKLNIPLWEVINDKQSLDETIGRSSKGINKFTELMNDLLCYIENSGPAQILQLILEKSGYLSDLLTSGSEESEDRRNNLQELINAATQFEEETENPDVEGFLSTAALTTDNDTKKNHPNSVTLMTLHNSKGLEFQNVFITGLEQGLFPSHRSIDTPSLLEEERRLCYVGITRAKERVFLSHARERRLWGGMREATIPSIFLSEIPEELIDGELPQSGGASIRRDRHLDRLTRVDRKDLNESINRPINAVRKLYSGPSKGKSWLIGDKVIHSKFGKGEIIHIFGSGEKISLAVKFGDKGSKILDPRLAPIRAIN; this comes from the coding sequence GTGCATCAAACTAACAACTTCCTTTTTAAATCCTTAAATAATGCACAACTAAACGCTGTAAAACATATCAATGGGCCACTGCTAGTTGTAGCAGGTGCAGGTAGTGGGAAAACCAAGGCTCTTACTCATAGAATTGCTAATTTAATTGAGAATAACTCTGTAGATCCCCATAACATTCTCGCAGTAACTTTTACAAATAAAGCTGCTAAAGAAATGAAAGCAAGACTTCAAGTACTACTTGCGCAAGAAATAGCTTTAAATCAATTTGGGCAGCCTTGGTCAACCCTCAAGGAATTTGACCAGAATCAATTAAGAACAAATATTGATCAAGAGAGACTGAGGGACCTATGGATAGGAACTTTTCATGCATTATTTTCGAGACTTTTAAGATACGATATAGAAAAATATCAAGATCCTGAAGGCCTAACCTGGACACGACAATTTTCTATTTATGACGAGACAGATTCTCAGACCCTAGTAAAAGAAATTGTTGGTCAAGATATGAGTCTTGATCCAAAAAGATTTGATCCTAAGAAAATTAAGAGGGCTATTAGTAACGCAAAAAATCAATGTTTTACAGCTAATGACCTTGAAGAAAAAGCTGATAATCATTTTGATAAAGTAATTGCAGATGCTTACAGAAGATATAGGATATCTCTCTCAAAAAATAATGCTTTAGACTTTGATGATCTTCTACTACTTCCTGTGTTTTTATTAAGGCAAAATGATTTAGTTAGGGATTACTGGCATAAAAGATTCCAGCATGTATTAGTTGATGAATATCAAGATACAAATAGGACACAATATGAACTGATTAAATTAATTACGGCTGGGAATACTGAACCAAACAAATTTTGCGAATGGAATGATAGATCAATTTTTGTTGTCGGAGATGCGGATCAAAGTATTTATAGTTTTAGGGCAGCAGATTTCAGAATATTAATTGGATTTCAGGAAGACTTTAAAAATTCATCTAATAATAATCAGAAAGCCTCTCTGGTTAAATTAGAAGAAAACTATAGATCTTCATCAAATATTCTTACCGCTGCAAACTCTTTGATTGAAAATAATACTGAAAGAATTGATAAAGTTTTAAGGTCTACAAGGGAGGAAGGAGAACTTTTAAAGTTGCTTAGCTGTGATGATGAGATATCTGAAGCTGAGGCAATAACAACAAAATTAAGGTCTCTAAATAATTACAATAATCAACCAATCTGGAAAAATTTTGCAATCCTCTATAGAACTAGGGCTCAGTCGAGAGTATTAGAAGAATCTCTTGTAAGGTGGAGAATTCCATATACAATCTTTGGCGGATTACGTTTTTATGACAGAAGAGAAGTAAAAGATGCTGTTGCTTATTTAAAAGTCTTAGTAAATTCTTCAGATAATATAAGCCTTTTAAGAATAATAAATGTCCCAAGAAGGGGAATAGGAAAAACAACTATTCAAAAGCTTAATGAGCTATCAAATAAGTTGAACATTCCTTTATGGGAGGTCATAAATGACAAACAAAGCTTAGATGAGACTATAGGCAGATCATCAAAGGGCATTAATAAATTCACAGAGCTTATGAATGACCTTCTTTGCTATATAGAAAACTCGGGGCCTGCTCAAATTCTTCAATTAATTCTAGAAAAAAGCGGTTACTTAAGTGATTTATTAACAAGTGGTTCAGAGGAATCTGAGGATAGAAGAAATAATCTTCAGGAATTAATAAATGCTGCTACTCAATTTGAAGAAGAGACCGAGAACCCAGATGTAGAGGGATTCTTGTCAACAGCAGCTTTAACAACAGACAATGATACAAAAAAAAATCATCCTAATTCTGTCACTTTAATGACTCTCCATAACAGTAAAGGATTAGAATTTCAAAATGTATTTATAACTGGACTAGAACAAGGTTTATTTCCAAGCCACAGGTCAATTGATACTCCTTCTCTTCTAGAAGAAGAAAGAAGATTATGCTATGTAGGCATAACAAGAGCTAAAGAGAGAGTTTTCTTATCACATGCGAGAGAGAGAAGATTGTGGGGAGGCATGCGAGAAGCAACAATTCCTTCAATATTTCTCTCAGAAATACCAGAGGAACTAATTGACGGGGAATTACCTCAATCAGGTGGTGCTTCTATCAGAAGGGATCGTCATCTTGACCGTTTAACAAGAGTGGATAGAAAAGATTTAAATGAATCTATTAATAGACCTATAAATGCAGTAAGAAAACTATATTCAGGACCCAGTAAAGGAAAAAGTTGGTTGATTGGAGATAAAGTAATTCACTCTAAATTTGGCAAAGGTGAAATTATACATATTTTTGGCAGTGGCGAAAAAATATCCTTAGCAGTAAAGTTTGGTGATAAAGGGAGCAAAATTTTAGACCCAAGATTAGCTCCAATAAGAGCAATAAACTGA
- a CDS encoding TVP38/TMEM64 family protein, whose product MNKIQKFFSVVFFIAIFIVLIYFIQNYGIEPLRNKVESMGIWAPFGIFVLRGVSIILPALPSSAYSLLAGSLLGFQKGYLTIVFSDIVFCQAAFFIARYFGRGPVRGLVGSKAMKRIESFNQNQLEENFFLMTGLLMTGLFDFLSYAIGIGGTRWKIFTPALLISLLISDSILVAVGAGVSQGAGLFLGIALLGMFALATVSGLAKRKIPK is encoded by the coding sequence ATGAATAAAATTCAAAAATTCTTCTCGGTAGTTTTTTTTATAGCAATATTTATTGTATTAATTTATTTCATACAAAACTATGGCATCGAACCTCTAAGGAACAAGGTAGAGAGTATGGGAATATGGGCACCTTTTGGAATATTTGTTCTTAGAGGAGTAAGTATAATTTTACCTGCTCTACCAAGTTCGGCCTATTCACTTTTGGCTGGCTCCTTATTAGGATTCCAAAAGGGTTATTTAACAATTGTCTTTTCTGATATAGTTTTTTGCCAAGCAGCTTTCTTCATAGCAAGATATTTTGGTCGTGGCCCTGTACGTGGTTTAGTAGGCTCAAAAGCAATGAAAAGAATTGAAAGTTTTAATCAAAACCAATTAGAAGAAAATTTCTTCCTAATGACAGGTCTTCTTATGACTGGACTTTTTGATTTTCTCAGCTATGCAATCGGCATTGGAGGGACTCGGTGGAAAATATTCACCCCAGCTTTACTAATAAGTCTTCTAATCAGTGATTCAATTCTTGTTGCTGTTGGAGCTGGGGTCAGTCAGGGAGCAGGTTTATTCCTGGGAATAGCTCTTTTAGGCATGTTTGCTTTAGCAACTGTTTCAGGTTTAGCAAAAAGAAAAATCCCAAAATAA
- a CDS encoding phycobiliprotein lyase — MTKNLITINQFIQKSLGEWKSIRSTHSLAFQEVENSTSKIEIKELESNNKNVLGLLEKYNYTSKPSFIALSISWKAISDWEIDQKIEQDKTILLFLPKDKNKGIVLRNKGYTESVISSSEYLIDENENLNIKTIYSSTASEERICFLSNHIRSRYSVIRNNENNTVIQTSHTSEIRNMSILKD, encoded by the coding sequence TTGACGAAGAATCTAATAACAATTAATCAATTTATTCAAAAAAGTTTAGGAGAGTGGAAATCCATAAGAAGCACTCACTCTTTGGCTTTTCAGGAAGTTGAAAATTCAACTAGCAAAATAGAAATAAAAGAGTTAGAAAGCAATAATAAAAATGTTTTAGGACTTTTAGAAAAATATAATTACACCTCTAAACCTTCTTTTATTGCATTATCAATAAGTTGGAAGGCAATAAGTGATTGGGAGATTGATCAAAAAATTGAACAAGATAAAACTATATTATTATTTTTACCAAAGGATAAAAATAAGGGGATTGTTCTACGTAATAAGGGATATACTGAATCCGTGATTTCATCATCAGAATATTTGATTGATGAAAATGAGAACTTAAATATTAAAACTATTTATAGTTCAACAGCTTCTGAAGAGAGAATTTGTTTTTTATCAAATCATATTAGATCCAGATATTCAGTAATTAGAAATAATGAAAACAATACCGTAATACAAACCTCACACACATCAGAGATAAGAAATATGTCTATCTTAAAAGATTAA
- the nrdR gene encoding transcriptional regulator NrdR, whose amino-acid sequence MQCPTCQNTDSRVLESRSADTGKSVRRRRECLNCSFRFTTYERVETMPISVIKKDGSRELFNKDKLVTGISRACEKTTFSRESIINFVDSIESQIVQDSNKDIKSSQIGELILKGLRKENEVAYIRYASVYRKFNGVKDFVSTLESLKGSSKNELASIL is encoded by the coding sequence ATGCAGTGTCCCACCTGTCAAAATACAGATAGCAGAGTTTTAGAGTCAAGATCTGCTGATACTGGGAAAAGTGTCAGAAGAAGAAGAGAGTGTTTAAATTGCAGCTTTAGATTTACCACATATGAAAGAGTTGAAACAATGCCAATTTCTGTTATTAAAAAAGATGGGAGCAGAGAATTATTTAATAAAGATAAATTAGTTACTGGAATATCTAGAGCATGCGAAAAAACAACATTTTCGAGAGAATCGATTATTAATTTTGTTGACTCAATTGAATCGCAAATCGTACAAGACTCAAATAAAGATATTAAATCTTCTCAAATTGGAGAATTAATTCTTAAAGGCTTAAGGAAAGAAAACGAAGTTGCATATATAAGATATGCATCAGTCTATAGGAAATTTAATGGGGTAAAAGACTTTGTCTCCACTCTTGAGTCCCTAAAAGGTAGTTCAAAAAATGAATTAGCTTCAATTTTATAA
- the psbB gene encoding photosystem II chlorophyll-binding protein CP47 encodes MGLPWYRVHTVVINDPGRLLAVHLMHTALLAGWAGSMALYELAIFDPSDAVLNPMWRQGMYVMPFMARLGITSSWNGWDITGATGVDPGFWSFEGVAAAHIVFSGLLMLASIWHWTYWDLDLWEDERTGEPALDLPRIFGIHLLLSGITCFGFGAFHCANVGIWISDPYGLTGHVEQVAPSWGADGFNPFNPGGIVANHIAAGLLGIIGGIFHITNRPGERLYRALKLGSLEGVLASALAAVLFVSFVVAGTMWYGSATTPIELFGPTRYQWDSGYFKTEINRRVQTAIDNGATKEEAYASIPEKLAFYDYVGNSPAKGGLFRVGALVNGDGLPTGWQGHIAFTDKEGNDLEVRRIPNFFENFPVILEDKEGNVRADIPFRRAEAKYSFEQTGITATIYGGDLNGQTFTDPAVVKRLARKAQLGEAFKFDRETYKSDGVFRSSPRAWFTYAHLCFGLLFLFGHWWHASRTLYKDSFAGIDSEIGDQVEFGLFKKLGDETTRRIPGRV; translated from the coding sequence ATGGGATTGCCTTGGTATAGAGTTCACACAGTAGTTATCAACGACCCCGGTCGACTACTTGCTGTGCATCTCATGCATACTGCATTATTAGCCGGCTGGGCCGGTTCTATGGCTTTATATGAATTAGCCATTTTTGATCCTTCAGACGCTGTTCTCAATCCAATGTGGAGACAGGGAATGTATGTCATGCCATTCATGGCGAGATTAGGGATCACAAGTAGTTGGAACGGATGGGATATAACTGGTGCTACAGGGGTTGATCCAGGATTCTGGAGCTTCGAAGGTGTTGCAGCCGCTCACATTGTTTTTAGTGGACTTTTAATGCTTGCTTCAATCTGGCATTGGACATATTGGGATTTAGATCTATGGGAAGATGAAAGAACTGGAGAACCTGCTCTTGATCTCCCAAGGATATTTGGGATTCATCTTCTCTTATCAGGTATTACTTGCTTTGGATTTGGAGCTTTTCATTGCGCGAATGTCGGCATTTGGATTTCAGATCCATATGGTTTAACTGGTCATGTCGAACAGGTAGCACCATCTTGGGGAGCAGATGGATTTAATCCCTTTAATCCTGGTGGAATAGTTGCAAATCATATTGCAGCTGGCCTTTTGGGTATTATTGGTGGAATATTTCACATCACAAATAGACCTGGAGAAAGGCTTTATAGAGCCCTTAAGCTTGGAAGTTTGGAAGGAGTATTAGCTAGTGCTCTTGCCGCTGTTCTATTTGTATCTTTTGTTGTCGCAGGAACAATGTGGTACGGCTCTGCCACCACTCCTATTGAATTGTTTGGACCAACAAGATATCAATGGGACTCAGGTTACTTCAAAACTGAAATAAACAGGAGAGTTCAAACAGCTATTGATAATGGAGCAACTAAGGAAGAAGCATATGCTTCAATTCCAGAAAAGCTTGCATTCTACGATTATGTAGGGAACAGCCCTGCTAAAGGAGGATTGTTTAGGGTTGGTGCTCTTGTAAATGGAGATGGTTTACCAACAGGCTGGCAAGGTCATATTGCCTTTACTGATAAAGAGGGCAATGATTTAGAAGTTAGAAGAATTCCAAACTTCTTTGAAAACTTCCCTGTTATTTTGGAAGACAAGGAAGGGAATGTGAGAGCTGACATCCCATTTAGAAGGGCTGAAGCAAAGTATTCATTTGAACAAACTGGCATCACAGCGACTATTTATGGAGGTGATCTTAATGGTCAAACATTCACAGATCCTGCTGTAGTTAAAAGATTAGCTAGGAAAGCACAACTTGGCGAAGCATTCAAGTTTGATAGAGAAACTTATAAATCTGATGGTGTATTCCGAAGTTCCCCTAGAGCTTGGTTTACTTATGCACATTTATGTTTCGGCTTATTATTCTTATTTGGTCATTGGTGGCATGCTTCGAGAACACTTTACAAAGACTCCTTTGCTGGTATTGACTCTGAGATAGGTGATCAAGTTGAATTTGGTCTCTTTAAGAAACTTGGAGACGAAACCACTAGACGAATCCCAGGAAGGGTTTAA